The following coding sequences are from one Papilio machaon chromosome 8, ilPapMach1.1, whole genome shotgun sequence window:
- the LOC106719640 gene encoding tachykinin-like peptides receptor 99D, with translation MASISSNTSFDESDLNDTGNNFFVTFYDVNKNRYINDTGNYTEEYQPFMLPVGRQVLWSILFCIIVVVATLGNFVVIWIVAVNRRMRTVTNYLLVNLSLADAMISTLNVTINFVYMLNSHWPFGYFYCKFNQFIAVVSISASVFTLMVISIDRYMAIVNPLRPRLGKRATLAIMTAIWVGSAVIGIPNLVYFTTDFDYLPDGSVREVCYSEWPDGLTTRSEIEYIYNVIFMMVTYFIPIIAMTYTYARIGVELWGSKSIGESSQRQADNVKGKRRVVKMMIVIVVIFAVCWLPFHVYFIITSNYPEVTNYPPIQEIYLAIYWLAMSNSMLNPIILYWMNFKFRRGFRQFMKCCCAFGDKDARRQGMYELQHLDRSLHSYSPTQKNGTSTVSVSIQSFNNTPMENDNTTKV, from the exons ATGGCATCAATTTCAAGTAACACCTCTTTTGATGAATCTGATTTAAATGACActggaaataatttttttgtaacattttacgaTGTGAATAAAAACAGATATATAAACGACACGGGAAATTACACAGAG GAGTACCAACCTTTCATGTTACCCGTGGGTCGACAGGTGCTATGGTCAATTCTGTTCTGCATAATTGTGGTCGTTGCAACACTCGGAAACTTTGTCGTCATCTGGATAGTTGCTGTTAATAGACGAATGAGAACTGTCACTAATTACTTACTAG ttaatctTTCTTTGGCCGACGCAATGATTTCCACACTAAATGTTACCATAAACTTCGTTTACATGCTAAACAGTCACTGGCCCTTTGGATACTTTTACTGCAAATTCAATCAATTCATTGCAGTCGTCAGTATTTCTGCTTCAGTTTTTACACTAATGGTCATAAGTATAGATCG ATATATGGCAATAGTTAACCCCTTGCGGCCTAGACTGGGCAAAAGAGCCACACTTGCAATCATGACAGCCATTTGGGTCGGCAGCGCCGTCATCGGCATCCCAAATCTTGTCTATTTCACAACAGACTTTGACTATCTGCCTGATGGTAGTGTAAG GGAAGTGTGTTACTCTGAATGGCCTGATGGATTGACTACAAGATCTGAAATCGAATATAT ttacaatgtaatatttatgatgGTGACATACTTTATACCGATAATAGCTATGACGTATACATACGCTAGGATAGGGGTAGAGCTATGGGGCTCTAAATCTATAGGAGAAAGTTCTCAACGCCAAGCTGATAATGTGAAAGGTAAAAGACGC GTTGTGAAGATGATGATTGTTATCGTAGTAATATTCGCAGTGTGCTGGCTTCCGTTTCACGTGTATTTCATCATCACGTCAAATTATCCTGAAGTGACAAATTATCCTCCCATACAAGAGATATATCTCGCTATTTACTGGCTAGCGATGAGTAATTCAATGTTAAATCCAATTATACTCTATTGGATGAATTTTAA atttagaaGAGGATTCAGACAATTCATGAAATGTTGTTGCGCATTTGGAGACAAAGACGCCCGTAGACAAGGCATGTACGAATTGCAACATCTGGACAGATCGCTACATTCGTATTCACCTACACAGAAGAATGGAACCA GTACAGTTTCTGTTTCGATTCAAAGCTTTAATAATACTCCAATGGAAAATGATAACACAACCAAAGTGTga